A portion of the Macrobrachium nipponense isolate FS-2020 chromosome 12, ASM1510439v2, whole genome shotgun sequence genome contains these proteins:
- the LOC135224671 gene encoding RNA-binding protein cabeza-like isoform X2, producing the protein MISFAYFQKKEKRDNPTPEPMQNQKKDKGSGSRPRLLPPEAFGREGGNDRDRDRGKDRDRQNRNNRSRFDDDSYDNRGGRGNMGRNRDRDNFGGSGGGGGGGGNWNQGNNRNDYGGNDNFNNRNRGDWRDDRQSGGGQFGGGGLGGGSGVGLTGGPTGTLLTKLADCSVKSEGDAELATNVIGLLLKSLKDYSMKKGESKVAELLLQAELKMSTIKALKVGLQYLSGSSDAPGFGGGMGGGSLMGAPPMGGMMGGGMGGGMGGGMGGGMGGGMGGMGGGMGGMGGGMGRFGR; encoded by the exons AACCAATGCAAAACCAGAAGAAAGATAAAGGTTCTGGATCAAGACCAAGGTTATTACCCCCAGAAGCATTTGGACG GGAGGGCGGAAATGACCGTGACCGTGACCGTGGAAAGGATCGAGACcgtcaaaatagaaataatagaagTAGATTCGATGATGATTCATACGACAACAGAGGAGGGAGAGGAAATATGGGACGTAACAGAGACAGAGATAACTTTGGCGGCAGCggcggtggaggtggaggtggtggtAACTGGAATCAAGGCAATAATCGTAATGACTATG GAGGGAATGACAACTTCAACAATCGTAATCGTGGAGATTG GAGAGATGATCGTCAGTCTGGCGGAGGTCAGTTTGGAGGTGGGGGTCTTGGCGGTGGGTCAGGTGTTGGTTTGACTGGTGGTCCTACTGGAACTCTCCTAACCAAACTT gctGATTGTTCAGTGAAGAGTGAAGGCGATGCAGAGTTAGCTACAAATGTAATAGGTCTTTTGTTGAAGTCATTAAAAGATTATAGTATGAAGAAAGGCGAATCAAAAGTTGCAGAA cTCTTACTTCAGGCCGAACTAAAAATGAGTACGATCAAAGCCCTCAAAGTCGGACTGCAGTACCTTTCTGGATCATCAGATGCACCAGGTTTCGGTGGAGGAATGGGTGGTGGCAGCTTGATGGGAGCTCCACCAATGGGAGGCATGATGGGCGGTGGAATGGGAGGAGGCATGGGCGGTGGGATGGGAGGAGGCATGGGCGGCGGAATGGGTGGAATGGGCGGCGGCATGGGCGGAATGGGAGGCGGCATGGGCCGCTTTGGACGATAG
- the LOC135224671 gene encoding RNA-binding protein cabeza-like isoform X1, which yields MISFAYFQKKEKRDNPTPEPMQNQKKDKGSGSRPRLLPPEAFGREGGNDRDRDRGKDRDRQNRNNRSRFDDDSYDNRGGRGNMGRNRDRDNFGGSGGGGGGGGNWNQGNNRNDYGGNDNFNNRNRGDCKCDNNKPSQDGGPSSPSDAPSAVILDAASPEIRRDDRQSGGGQFGGGGLGGGSGVGLTGGPTGTLLTKLADCSVKSEGDAELATNVIGLLLKSLKDYSMKKGESKVAELLLQAELKMSTIKALKVGLQYLSGSSDAPGFGGGMGGGSLMGAPPMGGMMGGGMGGGMGGGMGGGMGGGMGGMGGGMGGMGGGMGRFGR from the exons AACCAATGCAAAACCAGAAGAAAGATAAAGGTTCTGGATCAAGACCAAGGTTATTACCCCCAGAAGCATTTGGACG GGAGGGCGGAAATGACCGTGACCGTGACCGTGGAAAGGATCGAGACcgtcaaaatagaaataatagaagTAGATTCGATGATGATTCATACGACAACAGAGGAGGGAGAGGAAATATGGGACGTAACAGAGACAGAGATAACTTTGGCGGCAGCggcggtggaggtggaggtggtggtAACTGGAATCAAGGCAATAATCGTAATGACTATG GAGGGAATGACAACTTCAACAATCGTAATCGTGGAGATTG caaatgCGACAACAACAAACCCTCCCAAGATGGTGGGCCCAGCAGCCCCAGTGACGCCCCCAGTGCTGTCATCTTGGATGCTGCTTCTCctgaaataag GAGAGATGATCGTCAGTCTGGCGGAGGTCAGTTTGGAGGTGGGGGTCTTGGCGGTGGGTCAGGTGTTGGTTTGACTGGTGGTCCTACTGGAACTCTCCTAACCAAACTT gctGATTGTTCAGTGAAGAGTGAAGGCGATGCAGAGTTAGCTACAAATGTAATAGGTCTTTTGTTGAAGTCATTAAAAGATTATAGTATGAAGAAAGGCGAATCAAAAGTTGCAGAA cTCTTACTTCAGGCCGAACTAAAAATGAGTACGATCAAAGCCCTCAAAGTCGGACTGCAGTACCTTTCTGGATCATCAGATGCACCAGGTTTCGGTGGAGGAATGGGTGGTGGCAGCTTGATGGGAGCTCCACCAATGGGAGGCATGATGGGCGGTGGAATGGGAGGAGGCATGGGCGGTGGGATGGGAGGAGGCATGGGCGGCGGAATGGGTGGAATGGGCGGCGGCATGGGCGGAATGGGAGGCGGCATGGGCCGCTTTGGACGATAG